In Entomomonas moraniae, one DNA window encodes the following:
- a CDS encoding saccharopine dehydrogenase family protein, translating into MTTSQTTTTKIIVIGGTGETGQRILNHLKQTYPTLSLTCASRQNTSNLSDIPFVNIDISNAQQSIALLKDYDLAILAIGPMERLLATPHQLCLEACIDCIDINDSATASKAILGLHETAQQKQCSIYTGMGLAPGITTLMLMQLAEKKRSSKGVYRSRLYMGAAYGGGKTSPYSMLANFSKKLTVFQEGKLQTITTPWKKAPYQFHFFGQEKPLAMLPYGTPEVISLSSERFDQATTPIRTLDSRFHIQFFPMGMAKAIAAFNPGEKTINFLANKFYNSGQSIKNKPKADPDTYINIFPDNAPEQGLMLQGSISSYDLTALMTCAVTDCWLNNNLVEKHGVYSIEFLSSATRNNLTQALKARGIIWQEYNTSRLQAENNYFGSLESNIYKVQTLRHYGKNWYTVPKQHPRMAYLQKHFLFQSEVWQTLRKQLNTLQLTKFIIKMLKRWQKHGKQLAHYAEKSSEWKKLTKDLSMFTSGYSLLRETIGQQLAYSHYRKMFLETGDMEMQWLWPQPTVFMLLENPAQAVYQYWLAFLESYQQLGLLNFSQTKLAVDSYHVHINQCIYAEVFTKLGCPELANLVREMEHYAFTRIASKTNLVINWQQKDNGETEVSLTIPPAILTQTLG; encoded by the coding sequence ATGACAACTTCTCAAACAACCACTACAAAAATTATTGTCATTGGTGGTACAGGAGAAACTGGACAACGTATTTTAAATCATTTAAAACAAACTTATCCCACACTATCACTCACCTGTGCTAGTCGTCAAAATACTTCAAACTTATCGGATATACCTTTTGTTAATATTGATATTAGTAATGCACAACAAAGCATAGCACTATTAAAAGATTATGATCTAGCTATTCTAGCCATAGGACCTATGGAAAGATTGTTAGCTACCCCACATCAACTCTGTTTGGAAGCTTGCATTGATTGTATTGATATTAATGACAGTGCTACTGCCAGCAAAGCTATTTTAGGGCTTCATGAAACTGCACAACAAAAACAATGCAGTATTTATACAGGTATGGGTTTAGCACCAGGTATTACTACCCTAATGCTAATGCAACTGGCTGAAAAAAAGCGTTCATCAAAAGGTGTTTATCGCTCTAGACTTTATATGGGCGCAGCGTACGGTGGTGGTAAAACAAGCCCCTACTCCATGTTGGCAAATTTTTCTAAAAAATTAACAGTGTTCCAAGAAGGAAAACTACAAACTATTACTACCCCTTGGAAGAAAGCGCCCTATCAGTTTCATTTTTTTGGACAAGAAAAACCATTAGCCATGCTTCCCTATGGTACACCAGAGGTGATTTCTTTAAGCAGTGAACGCTTTGATCAAGCAACTACTCCCATTCGAACTTTAGATAGTCGCTTTCATATTCAGTTTTTCCCAATGGGCATGGCAAAAGCTATTGCTGCTTTTAATCCAGGTGAAAAAACGATTAATTTTTTAGCTAATAAATTTTATAACAGCGGTCAATCTATTAAAAATAAACCCAAAGCAGACCCTGATACTTACATTAATATTTTCCCTGATAATGCTCCTGAACAAGGTTTAATGCTACAAGGTAGTATTTCATCCTATGACCTTACCGCTTTAATGACTTGTGCAGTGACTGACTGTTGGCTAAATAACAACTTAGTTGAGAAACATGGTGTTTACTCTATAGAGTTTTTATCTAGTGCCACAAGAAATAATTTAACCCAAGCATTAAAAGCTAGAGGCATTATTTGGCAAGAGTATAATACCTCAAGACTACAAGCAGAAAATAATTATTTTGGTTCGTTAGAGTCAAATATATATAAAGTACAAACACTGCGCCATTATGGTAAAAACTGGTATACCGTGCCTAAGCAACATCCACGTATGGCCTATTTACAAAAACATTTTTTATTCCAATCAGAAGTATGGCAAACATTAAGAAAACAGCTTAACACGCTACAACTAACAAAGTTTATTATTAAAATGCTTAAGCGTTGGCAAAAACATGGTAAACAATTAGCCCACTATGCAGAAAAAAGTAGTGAATGGAAAAAACTCACTAAAGATCTTAGTATGTTTACCTCTGGTTATAGCTTATTGCGTGAAACCATAGGCCAACAACTAGCATACTCCCATTATCGTAAAATGTTTTTAGAAACAGGTGATATGGAGATGCAATGGTTATGGCCACAACCAACAGTATTTATGTTACTAGAAAATCCTGCACAAGCTGTTTATCAATACTGGTTAGCTTTTTTAGAAAGTTATCAGCAATTAGGGCTATTAAACTTTAGCCAAACTAAACTAGCAGTTGATAGTTACCATGTACACATCAACCAATGTATCTATGCAGAAGTATTTACTAAATTAGGCTGTCCTGAATTAGCTAATCTAGTTCGTGAAATGGAACATTATGCCTTTACTAGAATAGCCTCTAAAACTAATTTAGTTATCAACTGGCAACAAAAAGATAATGGTGAAACTGAGGTCAGTTTAACTATACCACCTGCCATTCTTACCCAAACCTTAGGATAA
- a CDS encoding MFS transporter: protein MDKKIVHNRKQRNYFLFIIAQLYVIQGIPVGLAFDAYPILLRNAGVSLAVIAMIPLAGLPWVVKFLWAPVVENHWINKIGYRKSWLLPMQCLLAVFITIIAFIPFTPETTSYLLGIIILSCIVSATQDIATDGLAADLSQSNTITQVNSIQVMGNIMGMLIGGAGVTVCYDYLGKTYSILLLVVFIILSIIQLLIWKEPNLFHTSQPKPRARISYFFKRQNAYHMLLLALLVPFAGSVILAMTKFILLDHGLSVSDIGIYTGIGGYITMLLGCVIAAYLLKTKHPYQTLKLGFSLFTLLIIFWSVLYYIPNYINLISIIAIMTILGIGIGIINVSIYTITMIFAKKGKQSATDYAIFQSSLLFSEIIASSLSMTIAEYFNYLTAFIIALIAVIIILINLNKNKVC from the coding sequence ATGGATAAAAAAATCGTCCACAATCGTAAACAGAGAAACTATTTTTTATTCATTATTGCACAACTTTATGTCATTCAAGGAATTCCTGTTGGCTTAGCTTTTGATGCCTATCCTATTTTATTACGTAATGCTGGGGTTTCTCTGGCAGTAATAGCAATGATTCCTCTAGCCGGGCTACCTTGGGTAGTTAAATTCTTATGGGCTCCTGTTGTAGAAAATCACTGGATAAATAAAATAGGTTATAGAAAAAGCTGGTTACTACCTATGCAGTGTTTGTTAGCAGTATTTATTACTATTATCGCCTTTATCCCCTTTACCCCAGAAACTACTAGCTATCTACTTGGTATCATTATCCTGTCTTGTATAGTTTCTGCAACACAAGATATTGCCACTGATGGGTTAGCTGCTGACTTATCACAAAGTAATACAATAACCCAAGTAAATAGTATTCAAGTAATGGGTAATATAATGGGGATGTTAATAGGTGGTGCAGGTGTTACCGTTTGCTATGACTACTTAGGAAAAACCTACAGTATCTTATTATTAGTGGTATTTATTATACTTTCTATAATACAACTACTCATATGGAAAGAACCTAACTTATTTCATACATCACAGCCCAAACCACGAGCAAGAATCAGCTATTTTTTTAAAAGGCAAAATGCTTATCATATGCTATTACTTGCATTACTTGTTCCTTTTGCTGGCTCTGTGATTTTAGCCATGACGAAATTTATACTACTTGATCACGGCCTTTCAGTTAGTGATATAGGTATTTATACAGGTATTGGTGGTTATATAACCATGTTACTAGGCTGTGTTATTGCCGCTTACTTATTAAAAACTAAACACCCCTATCAAACTTTAAAACTAGGCTTTAGCTTATTTACTTTGTTAATTATCTTCTGGAGTGTGCTTTACTACATACCGAACTACATTAATCTTATCAGTATTATTGCCATCATGACTATTCTAGGCATTGGTATTGGTATTATTAACGTTAGTATTTATACTATAACCATGATTTTTGCTAAAAAAGGCAAACAATCTGCTACTGACTATGCTATTTTTCAAAGTAGTTTACTATTCTCTGAAATAATTGCTTCCTCTCTATCTATGACAATAGCAGAATACTTTAATTATCTAACTGCTTTTATAATAGCCTTAATAGCAGTTATTATTATTCTTATAAATCTAAATAAAAACAAGGTCTGTTAA
- a CDS encoding helix-turn-helix transcriptional regulator, with protein MHLDDLLTSNNFNSDNKGCSYIELQPGLAVCVVTADDLNAIDVSKEFPSSDECLCFSCQLQGKLSMQVKGRKFVTTKGDLTFGFADGETFHLQHSEDFCNLEVMIMPELLDVLLGDMDFQFSCLDKKVNFFLHHHQIEQNINVLSCARQLFHLMQNTDCKVTNRLLLYAHVLEYLNWYFKTFDSHLEKQEFTHREYKQINSARDYLISDLSSPPTIDWLAKQVGLNQSKLKKGFKQVFGKSIYSYFLAERMSKAKQLLVDNSVTETAITMGYSNISHFSSAFRKQFGVLPKEVRRQHLYKFFE; from the coding sequence ATGCATTTGGATGATCTGTTAACCAGTAATAATTTCAATAGTGACAATAAAGGTTGCTCATATATTGAGTTACAACCAGGCTTAGCTGTATGTGTTGTTACCGCAGATGATTTAAATGCAATCGATGTCAGCAAAGAGTTCCCTAGCAGTGATGAATGTTTATGTTTTAGCTGTCAATTGCAGGGTAAGTTGAGTATGCAAGTCAAAGGTAGAAAATTTGTTACGACAAAAGGGGATTTAACTTTTGGCTTTGCTGATGGTGAGACCTTCCACCTACAGCATTCAGAGGATTTCTGTAATCTTGAAGTAATGATAATGCCCGAATTATTGGATGTTTTACTTGGAGATATGGATTTTCAATTTTCTTGTCTAGACAAGAAAGTTAATTTTTTCCTACATCATCATCAAATAGAGCAAAATATTAATGTACTGTCTTGTGCAAGACAGTTATTTCACTTAATGCAAAACACTGACTGTAAAGTGACCAATCGCTTACTGCTATATGCTCATGTTTTGGAATATCTAAATTGGTATTTCAAAACCTTTGATAGTCATCTAGAAAAGCAAGAGTTTACTCATCGAGAATATAAGCAAATTAATAGTGCTCGTGACTATTTAATAAGTGATTTAAGTAGCCCACCAACTATTGATTGGTTAGCTAAGCAAGTAGGGCTTAATCAAAGTAAGTTAAAAAAAGGTTTTAAGCAGGTTTTTGGTAAAAGTATTTATTCTTATTTTTTAGCAGAGCGAATGAGTAAAGCAAAACAGCTATTAGTAGATAATAGTGTAACAGAAACAGCTATTACAATGGGTTATAGCAATATTAGTCATTTTAGTTCAGCCTTTAGAAAACAGTTTGGAGTATTACCTAAAGAGGTGCGCCGCCAGCATTTGTATAAATTTTTTGAATAG
- a CDS encoding thioesterase II family protein: MNSATSFKVTQAKTAWWRVYQPQPQAKQRIICLPHAGGCASFFKKWTMTLPSSIELIAVQYPGREERLVEPLINNMEQLIDELIIALIEQQILDKPYLLFGHSMGGYVAYELCLALRECNLPLPYHLVISAGEAPNHKNASTLHLDSDQALLNELDKLNGSQFSLATHPELAQMLLPIIRNDYQLIETWQPQLNSLPLAIPLSTFIAQQDTELTEEQALAWQQQTTNNFHCEYFQGNHFYLIDEQAKVIQALLKIAKQQMRSHYQWTMTP; this comes from the coding sequence ATGAATAGTGCAACATCATTCAAAGTGACTCAAGCAAAGACAGCTTGGTGGCGAGTTTATCAACCTCAGCCACAAGCTAAACAACGGATTATCTGCTTACCTCATGCAGGTGGCTGTGCCAGTTTTTTTAAAAAATGGACGATGACTTTACCTAGTTCTATCGAACTTATAGCCGTTCAATATCCAGGGAGAGAAGAACGGCTAGTAGAACCATTAATCAATAATATGGAGCAACTAATTGATGAGTTAATAATAGCTTTAATTGAGCAACAAATATTAGATAAACCCTACTTACTGTTTGGGCATAGCATGGGGGGCTATGTTGCCTATGAGTTGTGCTTAGCGTTACGAGAGTGTAATTTGCCACTTCCCTATCATTTAGTCATTTCAGCAGGTGAGGCGCCCAACCATAAAAATGCTAGCACGTTACATCTCGATTCTGATCAAGCCTTATTAAATGAATTAGATAAATTAAACGGTAGCCAGTTTTCTTTAGCAACTCATCCTGAGTTAGCACAAATGTTATTACCCATTATCAGAAATGATTACCAACTGATTGAAACATGGCAACCCCAATTAAATAGTCTCCCTTTGGCTATCCCGTTAAGCACTTTTATCGCTCAGCAAGATACCGAACTTACTGAGGAGCAAGCGCTCGCTTGGCAACAACAAACCACTAACAACTTTCATTGTGAATACTTTCAAGGCAACCATTTTTATCTGATAGATGAACAAGCTAAGGTTATTCAAGCACTACTTAAAATAGCTAAGCAACAAATGAGAAGCCACTACCAATGGACGATGACCCCTTAA
- a CDS encoding TonB-dependent receptor has translation MRDKFALTNAITHQPLICSNKSNMTAPWLLASAFCLSFSAIAETVGEEDEAIQLDQLTVTARHVKESAKDIPFTVNIIDDKKLVEHRETTLEKALNDTVGVQVISNMGGAKSIRMRGVGSVLPMSGDDSSVSINVDGMPQSINNTTLNLLDVERVEVLKGPQGTLFGRNSEAGAINIISKKPTHYLEAGFRTELGQDHQKLTEGVISGPLNDMLSGRFAVRYDEADSILDNHYDNKPVSILRNKIARGSLLWEPSDVTSVLFITEVEDAMGMDNMYMMRPYGHHPKIDIPNSSDKSDKNIHRFNLKVEHELGNSMLTSITGYSYTKHDTKSPIYEGDLYNHLVGMAPPSNWSFLTKENLFNQEFRISSKPEAPIFWVAGINYYTNHRHRETYDVMDVFYPTNPMNANIRRKFKTDNVGVFGEVTYPITDKFKVTAGIRQSYEKKNYQAKWNANSIYAGAAPGMPTLAFDKQKITDHYTTGRLGFNYLLNDNATLYALYSRGYKTGGFNDEGTDFATLGSPDQAYKSAYVNSYEAGLKVENDTNTLGLNTALFYNDTKREHLMAYNPATFVAVVENYDTRSFGVELDGFWKAPWNLEFTGGIGYTNAKIVGTPSQSLAKVKKHNYVPDTAKWNANLTVLHSIPLNISGLTLETRITNRYIGARKADVQNNFGLKPYNKLDARIAVKSDNAEVYVWGDNLLNKTYDLWGYYMPAMYPGGPDATIGSPGRGITLGVGFAYNY, from the coding sequence ATGAGAGACAAATTCGCTTTAACTAATGCAATAACTCACCAACCTTTAATTTGTTCTAACAAAAGTAACATGACTGCGCCTTGGTTATTGGCCAGTGCTTTCTGTTTATCTTTTAGTGCAATAGCAGAAACTGTTGGCGAAGAAGATGAAGCTATTCAATTAGACCAACTTACAGTTACTGCCAGACATGTAAAAGAGTCTGCCAAAGATATTCCTTTTACAGTCAATATTATTGATGATAAAAAACTTGTCGAACATCGCGAAACCACGTTAGAAAAAGCCTTGAATGATACGGTAGGTGTACAGGTAATCAGTAATATGGGGGGCGCTAAGTCTATTCGGATGCGTGGTGTAGGCTCAGTATTACCAATGAGTGGTGATGATAGTTCAGTCAGTATTAATGTTGATGGCATGCCACAGTCTATTAATAATACGACCCTAAACTTACTCGATGTGGAGCGTGTAGAAGTATTAAAAGGTCCACAAGGAACACTATTTGGTCGAAATAGTGAAGCCGGAGCTATTAATATTATTTCTAAAAAACCTACTCACTATTTAGAAGCAGGTTTTAGAACCGAACTTGGACAAGACCATCAGAAACTAACTGAGGGCGTTATTAGTGGCCCTTTAAATGATATGTTAAGTGGTCGTTTTGCTGTTCGTTATGATGAAGCTGATAGTATTTTAGATAATCATTATGACAATAAGCCAGTGAGCATTCTTAGAAATAAAATAGCAAGAGGGTCATTATTATGGGAACCATCAGATGTCACCTCAGTACTATTTATTACTGAAGTAGAAGATGCGATGGGTATGGATAATATGTATATGATGCGTCCTTATGGGCATCATCCTAAAATTGATATCCCCAATAGTAGTGATAAAAGCGACAAAAATATTCATCGCTTTAATTTAAAGGTAGAACATGAACTTGGTAACAGCATGTTAACCTCCATTACAGGCTATTCGTATACCAAACATGACACTAAATCTCCTATTTATGAAGGTGATTTATATAACCATTTAGTAGGTATGGCACCTCCCTCTAACTGGTCATTTTTAACCAAGGAAAACCTTTTTAACCAAGAATTTAGAATTTCTTCTAAGCCAGAAGCCCCTATTTTTTGGGTAGCAGGGATTAATTACTATACTAATCACCGCCATAGAGAAACCTATGATGTAATGGATGTATTTTATCCTACCAATCCAATGAATGCTAATATTAGAAGAAAATTTAAAACTGATAATGTAGGCGTATTTGGTGAGGTTACTTATCCAATTACTGATAAATTCAAAGTAACAGCAGGTATTCGCCAATCTTACGAAAAGAAAAACTATCAAGCTAAATGGAATGCTAACTCGATTTATGCAGGTGCCGCTCCAGGCATGCCTACTTTAGCTTTTGATAAGCAAAAAATAACTGATCACTACACTACTGGTAGACTTGGGTTTAACTACCTACTCAATGATAATGCTACGCTTTATGCACTTTATTCCAGAGGTTATAAAACGGGGGGTTTTAATGATGAAGGTACCGACTTTGCTACTTTAGGTAGTCCAGACCAAGCCTATAAATCAGCTTATGTAAATTCTTATGAAGCAGGATTAAAAGTTGAAAATGATACCAATACATTAGGGTTAAATACCGCTCTATTCTATAACGATACTAAACGCGAACATTTAATGGCCTATAACCCTGCTACCTTTGTAGCTGTTGTTGAAAATTATGATACTCGCAGCTTTGGTGTTGAATTAGATGGCTTTTGGAAAGCGCCTTGGAACCTAGAGTTTACAGGAGGCATAGGCTATACCAATGCTAAAATTGTAGGAACACCTAGTCAAAGTTTGGCTAAGGTTAAAAAACATAATTATGTACCTGACACAGCCAAGTGGAATGCTAACTTAACTGTACTTCACAGTATACCACTCAATATATCAGGACTTACCTTAGAGACTAGAATAACTAATCGCTATATTGGCGCACGTAAAGCAGATGTACAAAACAATTTTGGTTTAAAACCTTATAACAAACTCGACGCACGGATTGCAGTTAAAAGTGATAACGCTGAAGTTTATGTATGGGGCGATAATCTCTTAAATAAAACTTATGATCTATGGGGCTACTACATGCCAGCCATGTACCCAGGTGGTCCAGATGCGACCATTGGCTCGCCAGGTAGAGGAATAACATTAGGTGTTGGTTTTGCCTATAACTATTAA
- a CDS encoding saccharopine dehydrogenase NADP-binding domain-containing protein, whose translation MQDNPPQILILGGTGKVGKTVCDYLLKNTLCQLNIVTRNTKPDLTEYADYSGRLTALNFDALNKEQLSQHCKEADLVISCIGPSQVIGSTIVDICYRTVTPYIDAGGYDPLLKHLANLVATEPAKVPLIINAGLLPGLSGVYPKYLIDQYASNETITSLEVSYVGRDAWSYNSAWDIIVGLGDFGEDRGFCYIADKQLIKVPFYKATQKKVFPAPIGKVGTMLIYSEELRRLINQYQIPNLKVYGANIGAKAAFSCAISKIFGQYKTPEKLAKAAKRLASASAKDMLKSDPIYAIQAEIQLANGQQITGSLLTGDTYYATGTVIAITAKYLLENTIAAGAYSLHEAIPSEVIIEQLQAQQIIQLITTTNDSLKRSEAI comes from the coding sequence ATGCAAGATAATCCCCCACAGATTTTAATACTAGGTGGTACAGGTAAAGTAGGAAAAACAGTTTGTGATTATTTATTAAAAAATACCTTATGCCAACTCAATATAGTTACTCGAAACACAAAACCAGATTTAACGGAATATGCTGATTATTCTGGGCGATTAACTGCCCTTAATTTTGACGCATTAAACAAGGAACAACTTAGCCAACACTGCAAGGAAGCAGACCTTGTTATTTCCTGTATTGGTCCATCTCAAGTAATAGGCTCAACTATTGTAGACATTTGCTACCGAACGGTTACCCCTTATATTGATGCAGGTGGCTATGACCCACTATTAAAACATCTTGCTAATCTAGTAGCTACAGAACCTGCTAAAGTTCCATTAATTATTAATGCGGGATTGTTACCTGGACTATCAGGTGTTTATCCTAAATACCTAATAGATCAATATGCTTCAAATGAAACAATAACCAGCCTAGAAGTATCTTATGTAGGACGTGACGCTTGGAGCTATAACTCAGCATGGGACATCATAGTTGGCTTAGGTGACTTTGGTGAAGACCGAGGCTTTTGCTATATTGCCGATAAACAACTAATAAAAGTACCTTTTTATAAAGCAACGCAAAAGAAAGTTTTTCCAGCGCCTATTGGTAAAGTGGGTACAATGCTAATCTACTCGGAAGAGTTACGAAGATTAATTAACCAATACCAAATCCCTAATCTAAAAGTTTATGGTGCTAATATTGGGGCAAAAGCTGCCTTTAGTTGTGCTATTTCAAAAATATTTGGTCAATATAAAACTCCTGAAAAATTAGCTAAAGCTGCTAAACGTCTAGCATCTGCTTCAGCGAAAGATATGCTCAAGAGTGATCCCATCTATGCCATTCAGGCAGAAATTCAACTTGCTAATGGTCAGCAAATAACAGGTTCATTATTAACAGGTGATACTTACTATGCTACAGGAACAGTCATTGCCATTACTGCTAAATATCTACTGGAAAACACTATTGCGGCAGGTGCATATAGCCTTCATGAAGCAATTCCAAGTGAAGTAATCATTGAGCAGTTACAAGCACAACAGATTATTCAATTAATCACCACAACTAACGACTCCCTAAAACGGTCGGAGGCTATTTAA